Part of the Arsenicicoccus sp. oral taxon 190 genome, ACGCGACGCAGCTGACCGACCTCCGAGCCGACGTAGGCGCGGCGCTGGGTCGTCATGCGGATACCTCGTTCGCTGGTCGGGGCCACGAGCCGGGCGGCGTCGGTGCCGGTGTCCGTGCCTATCAAAGCGCAGCCGAGCCTCCCCGCAAACACCGGGGAGGCCGCCCGATCCGCTGCTCGGAGCGGGTGCCGAGTGTTCATGCTGGGGCGGGCGGGCGGTGCAGCAGAGGGCCCACGATAGGTATGCGCGAGGCGGCATCGGCAGCGCGGGCCAGGGCGCGGCCGTCAGGTCACGAAACGGCAACGAGGCCCTAGGGTGGGCGCCATGCGCACCCCCAGCAGCCGCCGCGACCACACGGTCGAGGTCCTGCTGCTGCTCGGGCTGTCGCTCGGGTCGTCGGCGGTCTACTCCGTCCTGCGGATCATCGAGCGCTCCACCCGGCACGTCGCCCTCAACCAGCAGACGTCCACCCTCAACCAGTCGGTCACGCCGGACCGCCCCTGGCTGGACCTCGCCTACCAGCTCGTCGGGATCGGGCTCGGCCTGGTGGCGCCCGCGATGGCCGTCTTCCTGCTGCGGCACCGGGACCCGCCGCGCGACCCCACGATGGGCTGGGGCCGGCGCCGCCCCGGCCGGGACCTGCTGCAGGGGACCCTGCTGGCGGCGCTCATCGGCATCCCCGGCCTGGGCCTCTACGTGGTCGGCCGGCACCTCGGGCTGACCACGCACGTCGTCGCGTCCGGGCTGGATGGTGCCTGGTGGACCGTGCCGGTCCTGGTCCTCGCCGCCGTCCAGAACGCCGTCCTGGAGGAGGTCGTCGTGGTCGGCTACCTGCTGGGGCGGCT contains:
- a CDS encoding CPBP family intramembrane glutamic endopeptidase: MRTPSSRRDHTVEVLLLLGLSLGSSAVYSVLRIIERSTRHVALNQQTSTLNQSVTPDRPWLDLAYQLVGIGLGLVAPAMAVFLLRHRDPPRDPTMGWGRRRPGRDLLQGTLLAALIGIPGLGLYVVGRHLGLTTHVVASGLDGAWWTVPVLVLAAVQNAVLEEVVVVGYLLGRLRQAGMPDRLALGLSAVLRGSYHLYQGWGAFVGNVVMGLLLGRFYQRSGRVLPLVVAHTILDVVAFVGYALAKDHLSWL